One window of the Tetragenococcus koreensis genome contains the following:
- the zwf gene encoding glucose-6-phosphate dehydrogenase, which translates to MDTKNVLITIFGGTGDLAKRKLYPSLFRLYQKGNLSDNFAVIGTARRPWSDETYHEVVKESIASFQPSDKEAQDFASHFYYQSHNVKDTDHYDVLNNLSDRLDEKYDIQGNRIFYLAMSPNFFGTIVSRLKSQGMLDTKGYHRVIIEKPFGNDYQSATQLNDEINQVFSEEEIYRIDHYLGKEMIQNISAIRFANLIFESIWNNRYIDNIQISLAEEVGVEERGGYYDQSGALKDMVQNHILQMLSLLAMEPPVAFSEKEIRTEKIKALESIRMYSEEEVRNNFVRGQYVEGEIDNHSFKGYRDEENVDENSLTETFVAGKFLIDNFRWSGVPFYIRTGKHLTEKGTRINVVFKQVPVNVFKNSVTGPYEQKRLEPNVLTIYIQPTEGFSLTINGKEIGQGFQTDPIKLEHRNSADLIENTPEAYEKLLLDVLNGDGTNFTHWDEVAQSWRIVDRIRETWDKDQKTPPGYSAGTMGPKEAYQLLEKEDRHWIWEPDEWYRQRGLLK; encoded by the coding sequence ATGGATACAAAAAATGTGTTAATTACTATATTCGGCGGAACAGGTGACTTAGCAAAACGTAAATTATACCCTTCTCTTTTCCGTCTATATCAAAAGGGAAACTTAAGTGATAATTTTGCTGTTATCGGAACAGCACGCCGACCATGGAGCGATGAGACCTATCACGAAGTCGTTAAAGAATCGATTGCCAGCTTTCAACCTTCTGATAAAGAAGCACAAGATTTTGCATCACACTTTTATTATCAATCGCATAATGTCAAAGACACAGACCATTACGACGTATTAAATAATTTGAGTGACCGTTTGGATGAAAAATATGATATCCAAGGAAACCGTATTTTTTACTTAGCAATGTCACCTAACTTTTTTGGCACCATCGTTTCTCGCCTAAAATCTCAAGGAATGCTTGATACTAAGGGCTATCATCGTGTGATCATTGAAAAACCCTTCGGTAACGATTACCAATCTGCTACTCAATTAAATGATGAAATCAATCAGGTCTTTTCTGAAGAAGAAATTTACCGGATTGACCACTATTTAGGCAAAGAAATGATCCAAAATATTTCAGCTATTCGTTTTGCCAACTTGATCTTTGAATCCATTTGGAATAACCGATATATCGATAACATCCAAATTAGCCTGGCCGAAGAAGTGGGCGTTGAAGAACGTGGCGGGTATTATGATCAAAGCGGTGCCTTAAAGGATATGGTCCAAAACCATATTTTACAAATGTTATCACTACTTGCAATGGAACCGCCTGTTGCCTTTTCTGAAAAAGAAATCCGAACAGAAAAAATTAAAGCACTGGAATCGATCCGGATGTATAGTGAAGAAGAAGTACGAAATAATTTTGTCCGCGGTCAATATGTAGAAGGCGAAATTGACAATCATAGCTTCAAAGGCTATCGTGATGAAGAAAACGTCGATGAAAATTCATTAACTGAAACTTTTGTTGCCGGGAAGTTTTTGATTGATAACTTTCGTTGGTCAGGAGTTCCTTTTTACATCCGAACAGGAAAACATCTAACAGAAAAAGGAACACGAATCAATGTCGTCTTTAAACAAGTCCCAGTCAATGTTTTTAAAAATTCTGTTACCGGCCCTTACGAACAAAAAAGATTGGAACCAAATGTTTTAACGATTTATATCCAACCTACCGAAGGCTTTTCGTTAACTATAAATGGCAAAGAAATTGGTCAAGGATTCCAAACAGATCCGATTAAATTAGAACATCGTAACAGCGCAGATCTTATTGAAAACACACCAGAAGCTTATGAAAAACTTTTGCTTGATGTTTTAAATGGCGATGGTACCAACTTCACTCACTGGGATGAAGTTGCTCAATCTTGGCGAATTGTTGACCGCATTCGCGAAACATGGGATAAAGACCAAAAAACGCCCCCGGGCTATTCAGCGGGTACTATGGGCCCTAAAGAAGCCTATCAGTTACTCGAAAAAGAGGATCGCCATTGGATTTGGGAACCCGACGAATGGTATCGTCAACGCGGGTTACTAAAATAA
- a CDS encoding metal-dependent transcriptional regulator, with product MTPNREDYLKLILELGGDQAKINNKQIVSGLVVSAASVSEMITKLVKENLVEHTPYQGAQLTKKGLEKASSLVRRHRLWEVFLVEHLKYTWNEVHDDAEVLEHVTSETLANRLDEYLEHPKYCPHGGMIPKESQLIHEKKREKLSDYPVGTKVRIARVLDERELLDYLVEINVSINEEYIIKDIAAYEGPITIKTQDKTVQVSYKAANTIFVDKL from the coding sequence ATGACCCCAAACCGCGAAGATTACCTCAAATTGATTTTAGAACTTGGAGGCGATCAAGCAAAAATCAACAATAAACAAATCGTTTCTGGCCTTGTTGTATCAGCTGCTTCTGTCAGTGAGATGATTACCAAGTTGGTAAAAGAAAACTTGGTTGAACATACACCTTATCAAGGAGCCCAACTAACCAAAAAAGGGCTAGAAAAAGCTAGTTCACTTGTGCGACGACACCGTCTCTGGGAAGTTTTTTTAGTTGAGCATTTAAAATATACTTGGAATGAAGTTCATGACGATGCCGAAGTGTTAGAACATGTCACTTCTGAAACACTTGCTAATCGTTTAGATGAATATTTAGAACATCCAAAATATTGTCCGCATGGTGGAATGATTCCTAAAGAAAGCCAGTTAATCCACGAGAAAAAAAGAGAAAAACTTAGTGATTATCCAGTAGGAACAAAGGTACGGATTGCTCGAGTACTTGACGAACGTGAACTATTAGATTACTTAGTTGAGATTAACGTAAGTATCAATGAAGAATACATAATTAAAGACATTGCTGCTTATGAAGGTCCCATTACCATCAAAACTCAGGATAAAACAGTGCAAGTTAGTTATAAAGCAGCAAATACGATATTTGTTGATAAACTTTGA
- a CDS encoding aminopeptidase: MDLAKFKENLDKYAQLIVEVGINVQQSHTVVLQISVEQAPLARLITKKAYELKAAEVIVEWSDETIQKEFLTHASIDRIENFPQYKIDQANEWVKKGASRISVVSSDPGSLAGVDSKRVAAYQKAAGKALINLRKATQSNQVSWTVVAAAGESWAQKVFPELSAEQAVKALWEEIFKTARVDRKDPIAAWKQHDEALEEKADELNDQQFDALHYEAPGTDLTIGLPKNHLWEGAGSFNARGEKFIANMPTEEVFTAPDSRRVDGFISSTKPLSYAGSIISGMKFTFENGKVVDFSAEKGQDVLEELLATDEGAKHLGEVALVPDPSPISQSGIIFFNTLFDENASNHLALGSAYAFNLQDGTTMSDQELKDHGLNLSQTHVDFMVGSDQMSIDGIKKDGTVVPVFRNGDWA; encoded by the coding sequence ATGGATTTAGCAAAATTTAAAGAAAATTTAGATAAGTATGCACAATTAATTGTAGAAGTTGGGATCAATGTCCAACAATCACACACGGTCGTCTTACAAATTAGTGTTGAACAAGCGCCTTTAGCTCGACTAATTACCAAAAAAGCTTACGAGCTTAAAGCTGCTGAGGTAATTGTTGAGTGGTCAGATGAGACGATCCAAAAAGAATTTTTAACCCATGCGTCAATCGACCGAATTGAAAATTTTCCCCAGTATAAAATCGATCAAGCAAATGAATGGGTAAAAAAAGGTGCAAGCCGTATTTCAGTTGTCTCTTCTGATCCTGGTTCATTAGCTGGTGTTGACAGTAAACGTGTAGCCGCTTATCAGAAAGCTGCGGGCAAAGCATTAATTAACTTACGTAAAGCCACTCAATCTAACCAAGTTAGCTGGACTGTAGTTGCTGCTGCGGGAGAAAGTTGGGCTCAAAAAGTCTTTCCTGAACTTTCAGCAGAACAAGCAGTAAAAGCCCTATGGGAAGAAATATTTAAAACGGCACGGGTTGATCGTAAAGATCCTATCGCTGCTTGGAAGCAACACGATGAAGCTTTAGAAGAAAAAGCAGATGAACTAAACGACCAACAATTTGATGCTCTTCATTATGAAGCTCCCGGCACGGACTTAACTATCGGTCTTCCAAAAAACCATTTATGGGAAGGTGCGGGTAGTTTTAATGCAAGAGGTGAAAAATTCATTGCTAATATGCCAACTGAAGAAGTATTCACTGCGCCTGATAGTCGTCGAGTAGATGGCTTTATTTCGAGTACGAAACCACTGAGTTACGCAGGTTCTATTATCTCAGGTATGAAATTTACCTTTGAAAACGGAAAAGTTGTAGATTTTTCCGCTGAAAAAGGTCAAGACGTTTTAGAAGAATTACTGGCCACTGATGAAGGAGCAAAACACCTAGGTGAAGTCGCCTTAGTACCTGATCCATCGCCTATTTCTCAATCAGGAATTATTTTTTTCAATACCTTATTTGATGAGAATGCCTCCAACCACTTAGCATTGGGTTCAGCGTACGCTTTTAATTTGCAAGACGGTACCACAATGAGTGATCAAGAACTTAAAGACCATGGCCTAAACTTAAGCCAAACCCATGTTGATTTTATGGTAGGTTCTGATCAAATGTCGATTGATGGTATTAAAAAAGATGGCACAGTCGTCCCAGTTTTCCGTAATGGCGACTGGGCTTAA
- a CDS encoding TetR/AcrR family transcriptional regulator encodes MARKKTITRDQILEAAYEVVAKEGFSRFTARNIAAKMKCSTQPIYLEFKNMDDLKQALLKEIFDYLAAEVLPKEHSGDKLVDLGFNYIEFATKEKKLYKALYLEENLGDKSIQKFSFDYFVKLVQQDPEYKDLPEDKLSSLYTGFWIIVTGLAALTSANIMKPTDKEINVLLTETIKNLTNNDDKLNQTFSGFKFH; translated from the coding sequence ATGGCAAGAAAGAAAACGATCACTAGAGATCAAATTTTAGAAGCAGCCTATGAAGTTGTTGCAAAAGAAGGTTTCTCCAGATTTACTGCTCGTAACATTGCCGCAAAAATGAAATGCTCCACACAGCCGATTTATTTAGAGTTTAAGAATATGGATGACTTAAAGCAAGCACTGCTTAAAGAAATTTTTGACTATCTTGCTGCTGAAGTCCTTCCAAAAGAACATTCCGGGGATAAGTTAGTCGATTTAGGTTTTAATTATATTGAATTCGCAACCAAAGAAAAGAAGTTGTATAAGGCCTTATATTTAGAAGAAAATTTAGGGGATAAATCCATTCAGAAATTTTCTTTTGATTACTTTGTTAAATTGGTCCAACAAGATCCAGAGTATAAGGACTTACCAGAAGATAAGCTTTCTTCCTTATATACAGGATTTTGGATTATAGTGACAGGCCTTGCAGCCTTAACTTCTGCTAATATCATGAAGCCAACGGATAAAGAGATTAACGTCTTACTAACAGAAACAATCAAAAATTTGACGAACAATGATGACAAGTTAAACCAAACATTTTCTGGTTTTAAATTCCATTAA
- a CDS encoding flavodoxin — translation MTLAKIIYGSLTGNTEEIADIICEALENLNIEVEIDECTQVDAAEFSNADICVIAAYTYDEGTIPDEMLDLYEDLQELDLSGKVFGVCGSGDTFYEHYATAVDKFEEAFLVAGATKGAEKIKVDLAAEKEDIQQLGSFASQLVAAQQSA, via the coding sequence ATGACTTTAGCAAAGATTATTTACGGTAGTTTAACAGGGAACACAGAAGAAATTGCTGATATTATTTGTGAAGCTTTAGAAAATTTAAATATTGAAGTAGAAATCGATGAATGCACACAAGTTGATGCCGCCGAATTTAGTAACGCAGACATTTGTGTGATAGCAGCTTATACTTATGATGAAGGAACGATTCCCGATGAAATGCTTGATCTTTATGAAGATTTACAAGAATTGGACTTAAGCGGCAAAGTATTTGGTGTATGTGGCTCTGGTGACACCTTTTATGAACACTACGCCACTGCGGTCGACAAGTTTGAAGAAGCCTTCTTAGTTGCTGGTGCAACAAAAGGAGCTGAAAAAATAAAAGTTGATCTAGCTGCCGAAAAAGAAGATATCCAACAGCTAGGATCGTTTGCCTCCCAATTAGTCGCAGCACAGCAATCAGCTTAA
- the map gene encoding type I methionyl aminopeptidase, whose protein sequence is MITLKSKREIDSMDDSGALLADVHKQLRTFIKPGVTSWDIEEFARDYIESHGGIAAQIGFEGYEYATCTSINNEICHGFPRKKPLKNGDLIKVDMCVDLKGAISDSCWSYAVGQPSAELQRLMEVTKKSLYLGIEQAKVGNRIGDIGHAIQTYAEGEGYSVVRDFIGHGIGPTIHEEPAVPHYGIKGKGLRLKEGMVITIEPMINTGTWKMKMDPNGWTAYTQDGGLSCQYEHSLAITKEGPRILTSQGEEGTY, encoded by the coding sequence ATGATTACATTAAAGTCAAAAAGAGAGATCGACAGTATGGACGATTCTGGTGCCTTACTAGCCGATGTACATAAACAACTTCGAACCTTCATTAAACCGGGAGTAACTAGCTGGGATATTGAAGAATTTGCGCGTGATTACATTGAAAGTCATGGAGGAATTGCGGCTCAAATTGGGTTTGAAGGCTATGAATATGCTACCTGTACAAGTATCAATAATGAGATCTGTCACGGATTTCCGCGGAAAAAACCATTAAAAAATGGGGATTTAATCAAAGTGGATATGTGTGTAGATTTAAAAGGAGCTATTTCTGATTCTTGTTGGTCTTATGCAGTTGGACAACCTTCTGCTGAATTACAACGTTTAATGGAAGTAACCAAAAAGTCTTTATATCTGGGTATTGAACAAGCCAAAGTGGGAAATAGGATTGGTGATATTGGCCATGCAATTCAAACCTATGCTGAAGGAGAAGGTTACAGCGTTGTGCGCGATTTTATTGGTCACGGTATTGGACCTACCATTCACGAAGAACCTGCTGTTCCTCATTATGGCATTAAAGGTAAGGGACTTCGCTTGAAAGAAGGAATGGTCATTACCATTGAACCGATGATTAACACAGGAACTTGGAAAATGAAGATGGATCCTAATGGCTGGACCGCCTATACACAAGATGGCGGTTTAAGCTGCCAATATGAACATAGCTTAGCAATTACAAAAGAAGGCCCTCGTATTTTAACTTCGCAAGGCGAAGAAGGGACATACTAA
- a CDS encoding YihY/virulence factor BrkB family protein translates to MSKKEVGNNQKNFKRFFNILKERVKISEFTTYSIVVAYYLLLSLFPLLITVGNILPFLSIDPNSILPYIQEIMPSTIYQFLGPAIEDLLTQSSGGLLSISAITTIWSASKSINALQKAMNKSLGVEQRAGVVARILSVLVLILFLFAMVALSLIIGAGQVLLDAIQPIFQIPESFVNIFQTVKWPLTFVALFVLMAIIYWMIPNAKMKIRSILPGSVFATVGWLLLSQVFGLYARYFATTVSGYQIIGSFVVLMLWLNFAAMIIILGSVLNASMEEFYNGELKGNS, encoded by the coding sequence ATGAGTAAAAAAGAAGTAGGCAACAACCAGAAAAACTTTAAGAGATTTTTTAATATTTTAAAAGAAAGGGTCAAAATATCAGAGTTTACTACATATTCTATTGTAGTGGCTTATTATTTGTTACTATCCCTTTTCCCATTATTGATTACTGTAGGGAATATTCTGCCTTTCTTAAGTATTGATCCCAATTCAATATTGCCTTACATCCAAGAAATTATGCCTAGTACGATTTATCAATTTTTAGGACCAGCAATTGAAGATTTGCTTACTCAAAGCTCGGGTGGGTTGTTGTCTATTTCAGCAATTACGACCATTTGGTCTGCAAGTAAAAGTATCAACGCTTTACAAAAAGCGATGAATAAAAGCCTAGGTGTCGAACAACGTGCCGGTGTAGTTGCTAGAATTTTATCGGTGCTTGTCTTGATTCTCTTTTTATTTGCAATGGTTGCCCTCTCTCTTATCATTGGTGCAGGACAAGTACTTCTGGATGCTATACAACCGATTTTCCAAATTCCAGAGTCATTTGTGAATATATTCCAAACGGTAAAATGGCCACTTACATTTGTTGCCTTGTTCGTACTAATGGCAATTATTTATTGGATGATACCTAATGCTAAAATGAAGATACGTTCAATTCTTCCAGGCTCCGTTTTTGCAACGGTTGGTTGGTTGTTGCTATCGCAGGTATTTGGCTTATATGCAAGATATTTTGCGACTACGGTAAGTGGTTATCAGATTATTGGAAGCTTTGTTGTTTTGATGTTATGGTTAAACTTTGCTGCAATGATTATCATTTTAGGGAGCGTGTTGAATGCTTCGATGGAAGAGTTTTATAATGGCGAATTAAAAGGGAATAGTTGA
- a CDS encoding glycosyltransferase family 4 protein, with protein sequence MGFTFQFILKLIATMFLSIILTPLVKLLSFKIGAVDRPGERRINDKTMPTAGGLSIFISFTAAILWEFNDMLGAQRVWPMLLSAVIIILTGLADDIFELTPGQKTLGILAASLVIYFIGDIAIDTISIPFIGSFQLEWLSLPMTLIWILAITNAVNLIDGLDGLACGVSVIALVTIGLISYFFLPINGVPLAIMIFSLVAAIAGFFPYNFHPATIYLGDTGALFLGFMISVFSLQGLKNATFISVLTPMFILGVPITDTIYAMLRRYFNKTPISSADKMHLHHRLLSLGFTHRGAVLTIYALAMVFSLIALLMNYASTWAITLLVISTLFGLELFIELIGLVGENRQPLMKTLKFVGNRRHRQEVLNKTKHKNKHEKK encoded by the coding sequence ATGGGATTTACATTTCAATTTATATTAAAATTGATTGCGACAATGTTCTTATCAATTATTTTAACGCCATTAGTTAAGTTATTGTCTTTTAAAATCGGCGCAGTTGATCGCCCCGGGGAACGCCGCATCAATGATAAAACGATGCCTACAGCAGGCGGATTAAGTATTTTTATTTCATTTACAGCGGCTATTTTATGGGAGTTCAATGACATGTTGGGTGCCCAGCGTGTCTGGCCGATGCTGCTTTCTGCTGTAATTATTATTTTAACAGGGCTGGCCGATGATATTTTTGAACTGACTCCAGGGCAAAAAACATTGGGGATTCTTGCTGCTTCGTTAGTTATTTATTTTATCGGTGATATTGCGATCGATACTATTTCAATTCCTTTTATTGGCTCCTTCCAACTTGAGTGGTTAAGCCTTCCAATGACACTTATTTGGATATTAGCAATTACTAATGCGGTGAACTTAATCGATGGATTAGATGGTTTAGCTTGTGGTGTTTCAGTGATTGCTTTGGTAACGATTGGTTTAATTAGTTACTTCTTTTTACCAATCAATGGAGTTCCACTTGCGATTATGATTTTTTCATTAGTGGCCGCAATTGCCGGTTTTTTTCCTTATAATTTTCACCCGGCAACAATTTATTTAGGCGATACGGGGGCGTTATTTCTAGGATTTATGATTTCTGTTTTTTCTTTGCAAGGATTGAAAAATGCGACATTTATTTCGGTTTTAACGCCGATGTTTATCTTAGGCGTACCCATTACCGATACTATTTACGCAATGTTACGTCGTTATTTCAATAAAACACCCATCTCTTCAGCTGATAAAATGCATTTGCATCATCGATTGCTTTCTCTAGGGTTTACTCATCGGGGAGCGGTTCTTACGATTTATGCGTTAGCGATGGTGTTTTCTTTAATTGCTTTATTAATGAACTACGCTAGTACATGGGCGATTACTTTACTTGTTATTAGTACGCTGTTTGGCTTAGAATTGTTTATTGAGTTAATTGGCCTAGTAGGCGAAAATCGCCAACCATTAATGAAAACACTGAAATTTGTAGGAAATCGCAGGCATCGTCAAGAAGTACTAAATAAAACAAAACACAAAAATAAACATGAGAAAAAATAA